One Salvia splendens isolate huo1 chromosome 22, SspV2, whole genome shotgun sequence DNA segment encodes these proteins:
- the LOC121786267 gene encoding probable pectate lyase 22, producing the protein MAIVLLLMWLTLLSHASTLSARPVMHDASQPTRWRSMKNMTEGNGAGSATCRTGNPIDDCWRCDPDWEANRKVLADCGIGFGRDAIGGRDGEFYIVTTEEDDPREPRQGMLRHAVIQSEPLWIIFERDMSITLKEELMMNSYKTIDGRGFNVEMANGPCITIQGVTNIIIHGIYIHDCVQGGNTVVTDGPQHYELRGVSDGDGISIFGGRDVWIDHCTLSHCHDGLIDVVSGSTAITVSNNYMFRHNEVMLMGHSDDYVADKKMQVTIAFNYFGEGLVQRMPRCRHGYFHVVNNVYTGWEMYAIGGSANPTINSQGNVFIAADDDHTKEVTKRESSPGDEEWKSWNWRSEGDLLLNGARFVASGNATAATYAKASSMVARPASLLTSIIPAAGVVNCRIGQPC; encoded by the exons ATGGCAATAGTCTTGTTACTCATGTGGCTTACCCTGCTTTCGCATGCTTCCACACTCTCCGCACGGCCGGTGATGCATGACGCGTCCCAACCTACCCGATG GAGGTCAATGAAGAACATGACAGAAGGAAACGGGGCAGGGTCGGCCACGTGCAGGACAGGCAACCCGATCGACGACTGCTGGCGGTGCGACCCAGACTGGGAGGCGAATCGAAAAGTGCTGGCGGACTGCGGGATCGGGTTCGGGCGCGACGCGATCGGGGGGCGCGACGGGGAGTTTTATATCGTGACGACCGAGGAGGACGACCCCCGGGAGCCGAGGCAGGGGATGCTGAGGCACGCGGTGATCCAGAGCGAGCCCCTGTGGATAATCTTCGAGCGCGACATGAGCATCACCCTGAAGGAGGAGCTCATGATGAACTCGTACAAGACCATAGACGGGAGAGGGTTCAACGTCGAGATGGCCAACGGTCCGTGCATAACAATACAAGGTGTGACCAACATTATCATTCACGGTATTTACATACACGACTGTGTCCAGGGCGGGAACACCGTGGTGACGGACGGCCCGCAGCACTACGAGCTGCGGGGCGTCTCTGATGGGGACGGGATCTCGATATTTGGAGGCCGCGACGTGTGGATCGACCACTGCACCCTCTCGCACTGCCACGACGGCCTAATCGACGTAGTCTCCGGGTCCACGGCCATCACGGTCTCCAACAACTACATGTTTCGCCACAATGAAGTGATGCTTATGGGACATAGTGATGATTATGTAGCAGATAAGAAGATGCAAGTCACCATTGCTTTTAACTACTTTGGGGAAGGTCTGGTGCAGAGAATGCCGAg GTGTAGGCATGGCTACTTTCATGTTGTTAACAATGTGTACACTGGGTGGGAGATGTACGCGATTGGGGGAAGTGCTAACCCGACGATCAATAGCCAGGGCAACGTGTTTATCGCAGCAGACGATGATCATACGAAAGAg GTGACGAAAAGGGAAAGCAGCCCGGGAGATGAGGAGTGGAAGAGCTGGAATTGGAGATCGGAGGGAGATCTTTTGTTGAACGGAGCGCGATTTGTAGCTTCAGGAAATGCAACGGCGGCGACCTACGCCAAAGCATCGAGCATGGTTGCAAGACCAGCTTCGCTTTTAACTAGTATAATACCGGCTGCAGGAGTTGTCAATTGCAGAATTGGCCAACCCTGCtag